Proteins from a single region of Gossypium arboreum isolate Shixiya-1 chromosome 1, ASM2569848v2, whole genome shotgun sequence:
- the LOC108480829 gene encoding E3 ubiquitin-protein ligase RZFP34-like isoform X1, translating into MEGVCETKSCTTELKSVEFGNHQNGSLMETGLGNYGCSHYRRRCKIRAPCCNEVFYCRHCHNESKNSPESSPLKQHDIPRHEVEKVICSLCDTEQDVQQYCINCGVCMGKYFCGKCKFFDDDVSKNQYHCVECGICRTGGKENFFHCNKCGCCYSNLMREVHRCIEKAMHHDCPICFEFLFDTMKDVTVLPCGHTMHLGCLREMEEHYRYSCPVCSKSICDMSKLWRKLDKEIASTPMPAVYQNKMVWILCNDCGATSNVQFHIVAHKCPSCESYNTRQTRGGAVGGSCSEMMHCEYNLVDKKKKLA; encoded by the exons ATGGAAGGTGTATGTGAGACAAAGTCATGTACAACTGAGTTGAAATCTGTTGAATTTGGGAATCATCAAAATGGTTCTTTGATGGAGACTGGATTAGGGAATTATGG GTGTTCACATTATAGAAGAAGGTGTAAGATCAGAGCACCTTGTTGCAATGAGGTTTTTTATTGCAGACATTGCCATAATGAATCTAAG aattcccCGGAATCTAGTCCTCTTAAGCAGCATGACATTCCACGCCATGAAGTTGAAAAG GTCATCTGCTCCCTATGTGACACAGAACAAGAT GTACAACAGTATTGCATCAATTGTGGAGTCTGTATGGGGAAGTACTTCTGTGGTAAATGTAAATTCTTTGATGATGAT GTTTCTAAAAACCAATATCACTGTGTTGAATGTGGCATATGCAG AACCGGAGGCAAGGAGAACTTCTTTCATTGCAACAAATGTG GATGTTGTTATTCAAATTTGATGAGGGAAGTACATCGTTGCATTGAGAAGGCAATGCACCACGATTGCCCTATTTGCTTCGAG TTTCTCTTCGACACAATGAAAGACGTAACCGTTTTACCTTGCGGACACACAATGCATTTGGGATGCTTGAGAGAAATGGAGGAACATTATAG GTACTCTTGTCCCGTTTGCTCAAAGTCTATCTGTGATATGTCGAAATTGTGGAGAAAGCTTGACAAAGAG ATTGCTTCAACCCCAATGCCTGCAGTATACCAAAATAAGATGGTATGGATTCTATGCAACGATTGTGGAGCAACTTCAAATGTACAGTTCCATATTGTGGCGCATAAATGCCCGAGTTGCGAGTCCTACAATACGAGACAGACACGTGGAGGCGCCGTTGGTGGTTCCTGCTCTGAGATG ATGCATTGTGAATACAATCTcgtagacaaaaaaaaaaaacttgcatGA
- the LOC108480829 gene encoding E3 ubiquitin-protein ligase RZFP34-like isoform X2 — protein MGVHIIEEGVRSEHLVAMRFFIADIAIMNLRIPRNLVLLSSMTFHAMKLKRSSAPYVTQNKMYNSIASIVESVWGSTSVVNVNSLMMMFLKTNITVLNVAYAEPEARRTSFIATNVVSERGCCYSNLMREVHRCIEKAMHHDCPICFEFLFDTMKDVTVLPCGHTMHLGCLREMEEHYRYSCPVCSKSICDMSKLWRKLDKEIASTPMPAVYQNKMVWILCNDCGATSNVQFHIVAHKCPSCESYNTRQTRGGAVGGSCSEMMHCEYNLVDKKKKLA, from the exons ATGG GTGTTCACATTATAGAAGAAGGTGTAAGATCAGAGCACCTTGTTGCAATGAGGTTTTTTATTGCAGACATTGCCATAATGAATCTAAG aattcccCGGAATCTAGTCCTCTTAAGCAGCATGACATTCCACGCCATGAAGTTGAAAAG GTCATCTGCTCCCTATGTGACACAGAACAAGAT GTACAACAGTATTGCATCAATTGTGGAGTCTGTATGGGGAAGTACTTCTGTGGTAAATGTAAATTCTTTGATGATGAT GTTTCTAAAAACCAATATCACTGTGTTGAATGTGGCATATGCAG AACCGGAGGCAAGGAGAACTTCTTTCATTGCAACAAATGTGGTAAGTGAAAGAG GATGTTGTTATTCAAATTTGATGAGGGAAGTACATCGTTGCATTGAGAAGGCAATGCACCACGATTGCCCTATTTGCTTCGAG TTTCTCTTCGACACAATGAAAGACGTAACCGTTTTACCTTGCGGACACACAATGCATTTGGGATGCTTGAGAGAAATGGAGGAACATTATAG GTACTCTTGTCCCGTTTGCTCAAAGTCTATCTGTGATATGTCGAAATTGTGGAGAAAGCTTGACAAAGAG ATTGCTTCAACCCCAATGCCTGCAGTATACCAAAATAAGATGGTATGGATTCTATGCAACGATTGTGGAGCAACTTCAAATGTACAGTTCCATATTGTGGCGCATAAATGCCCGAGTTGCGAGTCCTACAATACGAGACAGACACGTGGAGGCGCCGTTGGTGGTTCCTGCTCTGAGATG ATGCATTGTGAATACAATCTcgtagacaaaaaaaaaaaacttgcatGA
- the LOC108480829 gene encoding E3 ubiquitin-protein ligase RZFP34-like isoform X3, which yields MRFFIADIAIMNLRIPRNLVLLSSMTFHAMKLKRSSAPYVTQNKMYNSIASIVESVWGSTSVVNVNSLMMMFLKTNITVLNVAYAEPEARRTSFIATNVVSERGCCYSNLMREVHRCIEKAMHHDCPICFEFLFDTMKDVTVLPCGHTMHLGCLREMEEHYRYSCPVCSKSICDMSKLWRKLDKEIASTPMPAVYQNKMVWILCNDCGATSNVQFHIVAHKCPSCESYNTRQTRGGAVGGSCSEMMHCEYNLVDKKKKLA from the exons ATGAGGTTTTTTATTGCAGACATTGCCATAATGAATCTAAG aattcccCGGAATCTAGTCCTCTTAAGCAGCATGACATTCCACGCCATGAAGTTGAAAAG GTCATCTGCTCCCTATGTGACACAGAACAAGAT GTACAACAGTATTGCATCAATTGTGGAGTCTGTATGGGGAAGTACTTCTGTGGTAAATGTAAATTCTTTGATGATGAT GTTTCTAAAAACCAATATCACTGTGTTGAATGTGGCATATGCAG AACCGGAGGCAAGGAGAACTTCTTTCATTGCAACAAATGTGGTAAGTGAAAGAG GATGTTGTTATTCAAATTTGATGAGGGAAGTACATCGTTGCATTGAGAAGGCAATGCACCACGATTGCCCTATTTGCTTCGAG TTTCTCTTCGACACAATGAAAGACGTAACCGTTTTACCTTGCGGACACACAATGCATTTGGGATGCTTGAGAGAAATGGAGGAACATTATAG GTACTCTTGTCCCGTTTGCTCAAAGTCTATCTGTGATATGTCGAAATTGTGGAGAAAGCTTGACAAAGAG ATTGCTTCAACCCCAATGCCTGCAGTATACCAAAATAAGATGGTATGGATTCTATGCAACGATTGTGGAGCAACTTCAAATGTACAGTTCCATATTGTGGCGCATAAATGCCCGAGTTGCGAGTCCTACAATACGAGACAGACACGTGGAGGCGCCGTTGGTGGTTCCTGCTCTGAGATG ATGCATTGTGAATACAATCTcgtagacaaaaaaaaaaaacttgcatGA